Sequence from the Clostridium saccharobutylicum DSM 13864 genome:
TTCTCTACTATATATCTTTTCATCTTTAGCTGTATATTTATCTCCTCCTGGGCACATCCATCCCCTAGTTCCACATATAGCATAATCTTCATAAACATAAAAATTATTTTGAAGAAACTTTGTGTTTTCATACATAGCATTCAGCTTAGAAATGCTTCCCCACCAATAATCATGATTTCCTTTGCTTATGATTTTTTTGCCTGGTAATTCATTTATCCAATCTAAATCATATTTGCTATCCTGTTCCTTTAATGACCAAGAAATATCTCCAGCTATAAGTATCATATCTTCATCTGTTATTTTATTAATCCAATTTTCTCTTATTTTTTCAGAATGATTTTTCCACTTATCTCCAAATATATCCATTGGTTTCTCAACATTAAATCCTAAGTGCAAATCTGAAATAGTATAAAGTGCCATGATTTATCACCTTTCTGTTTTATCTTTTTTTATCTAAATCTGTCAGAAACGCTATTACATGTGCCACTGCTTCATATAATTCTGTAGGAATTTCGTTTCCAACATCTACATTACAAAGCAAATTAGTTAATTCTTTATTGTAAACTATAGGCACATCATTCTGCGTTGCTTTCGCTATTATATTATCAGCAATATGCCCCATCCCAGCTGCTGTAACAATTGGGGCATCACTATTATATTCATATTTTAATGCCGCTGCCTTTTTCCTTTGATTCATAAACTGCATACTCCTTACTTATCTATAATTAAATACTTCAAATAAAAATAACAATATTAATAATAATATAACTATGTAATTTAT
This genomic interval carries:
- a CDS encoding metallophosphoesterase — translated: MALYTISDLHLGFNVEKPMDIFGDKWKNHSEKIRENWINKITDEDMILIAGDISWSLKEQDSKYDLDWINELPGKKIISKGNHDYWWGSISKLNAMYENTKFLQNNFYVYEDYAICGTRGWMCPGGDKYTAKDEKIYSREQIRLRLSLEAAKKKGFEKIIVMLHYPPTNEKFEESEFTKIIKEYAVEKVIYGHLHGPVLLGNVLNGYLDGIEYILSSADYIDFNPRRIL
- a CDS encoding EscU/YscU/HrcU family type III secretion system export apparatus switch protein, whose amino-acid sequence is MNQRKKAAALKYEYNSDAPIVTAAGMGHIADNIIAKATQNDVPIVYNKELTNLLCNVDVGNEIPTELYEAVAHVIAFLTDLDKKR